The Bradyrhizobium barranii subsp. barranii genome segment CTTCATGGTCGCGATCGTCGCGGCGATGATCGCGTCCTATGTGGTGACGCGCCACATCCCGATCATGGCGATCGTGACAGGCGTGATCGTGCTGGTGTTCGGCACGCTGACGCTGGTGCTGCACGACGAGACCTTCATCAAGGTCAAGCCGACCATCATCTACGGCCTGTTCGCGGCGATCCTCGGCGGCGGGCTGTTGTTCGGCCGCTCCTTCATCGCCGTGATGTTCGACCAGATGTTCAACCTGACCCCGCAGGGCTGGCGCATCCTCACGCTGCGCTGGGCGCTGTTCTTCGCCGGCATGGCCATCCTGAACGAGATCGTCTGGCGCACCCAGAGCACGGATTTCTGGGTGAACTTCAAGGTGTTCGGCGTCACCCCGATCACGATGATCTTCGCCATCGCCCAGATGCCGCTGACCAAGCGCTACGGGATCGAGCCGGCGTCGCTGGAGGCGAGCGAGGCCGAGGCGGGGGATGTAAGGAAAAGGTGACGGT includes the following:
- a CDS encoding septation protein A; this encodes MDKTQPHPLFKLATELGPLLVFFFVNAKFNLFAATGAFMVAIVAAMIASYVVTRHIPIMAIVTGVIVLVFGTLTLVLHDETFIKVKPTIIYGLFAAILGGGLLFGRSFIAVMFDQMFNLTPQGWRILTLRWALFFAGMAILNEIVWRTQSTDFWVNFKVFGVTPITMIFAIAQMPLTKRYGIEPASLEASEAEAGDVRKR